In one Procambarus clarkii isolate CNS0578487 chromosome 29, FALCON_Pclarkii_2.0, whole genome shotgun sequence genomic region, the following are encoded:
- the LOC138349866 gene encoding beta-galactoside alpha-2,6-sialyltransferase 1-like isoform X2 → MRVVSLGVWVFVNLVFLGMSAYLYLLWVQYWRYVDANTFQPLVTNYTSATALHNKVREIEVRAGKPRFYSRRQEAGPPPPPPPSPPRSPTHAPNITTTTPMTREQLLKAIDRHKMDVMVRLRKEQMREGNILIKHKNKYGVNYKGPRIRGNPSKEQMLCAFRGASFRSLRDGDEPFTSQGVAKHFPSTGLLEGRYFNTCAVVTNAGAIKGAQLGNFIDSHDAVIRFNHAPTEGFQHDVGSRTTLRIVNSQVVTKPMFDFWGSPLYSGTALLVWDPSNYNASLEEWYTAPDFDFFPVYFRRRLMLPQEDMHLLHPASLWRVWDVIQRHTNTHVLPNPPSSGFLGIVLMLAHCETVSVVEFVPSLRQTEKCHYWDAFNNPMCTFGGWHPLATEKLLAFALNEATDEETFGKGYIRIPGFRSLTCSSQDPPR, encoded by the exons ATGCGGGTGGTGAGCCTGGGCGTGTGGGTGTTCGTCAACCTGGTGTTCCTGGGGATGAGCGCCTACCTCTACCTGCTGTGGGTGCAGTATTGGCGCTACGTCGACGCCAATACTTTCCAGCCCCTCGTCACCAACTACACCTCCGCCACGGCTCTACATAACA AAGTACGAGAAATCGAGGTCCGAGCTGGGAAACCGAGATTCTACTCCCGGCGCCAGGAGGCgggaccgccgccaccgccgccgccctCGCCCCCACGCTCGCCCACCCACgcccccaacatcaccaccaccacgcccatgaCCAGGGAGCAGCTCCTGAAGGCCATTGATAGGCATAAAATGGATGTCATGGTCCGACTACGTAAAGAACAGATGCGGGAGGGGAATATTCTCATCAAG CATAAGAACAAGTATGGCGTTAACTACAAGGGGCCCAGAATCCGGGGAAACCCATCCAAGGAGCAGATGCTGTGTGCCTTCCGCGGCGCCTCCTTCAGGTCCCTGCGGGATGGGGACGAGCCCTTCACCTCGCAGGGGGTGGCCAAGCACTTCCCCAGCACGGGGCTGCTGGAGGGCCGCTATTTCAACACGTGCGCCGTCGTCACCAACGCCGGCGCCATCAAGGGAGCCCAGCTGGGCAACTTTATAG ACTCTCACGACGCCGTCATTCGCTTCAACCACGCTCCAACTGAGGGCTTCCAGCACGACGTAGGGTCGAGGACAACCTTGAGAATCGTCAACTCTCAGGTGGTGACCAAGCCCATGTTTGACTTCTGGGGTTCCCCGCTGTACTCTGGCACGGCGCTACTGGTCTGGGACCCAAGCAATTATAATGCTTCTCTGGAGGAG TGGTACACGGCTCCGGATTTCGACTTCTTCCCAGTGTACTTCCGTCGAAGGCTCATGCTGCCGCAGGAAGATATGCACCTGCTACACCCGGCCTCCCTCTGGCGGGTGTGGGACGTCATCCAgcgccacaccaacacccatgtCCTCCCCAACCCGCCCTCCTCGGGCTTCCTCG GTATAGTGCTGATGCTGGCCCACTGTGAgacggtgagtgtggtggagttcGTTCCGTCACTCAGACAGACAGAAAAGTGCCACTACTGGGACGCCTTCAACAACCCCATGTGTACCTTTGGTGGCTGGCATCCGCTGGCCACCGAAAAGCTTCTGGCTTTCGCCCTCAATGAGGCCACTGATGAAGAAACTTTCGGCAAAGGCTACATCAGGATACCCGGCTTCAGGTCCCTTACATGTTCCTCTCAAGACCCGCCTAGATAA
- the LOC138349866 gene encoding beta-galactoside alpha-2,6-sialyltransferase 1-like isoform X1, with protein MRVVSLGVWVFVNLVFLGMSAYLYLLWVQYWRYVDANTFQPLVTNYTSATALHNKVREIEVRAGKPRFYSRRQEAGPPPPPPPSPPRSPTHAPNITTTTPMTREQLLKAIDRHKMDVMVRLRKEQMREGNILIKHKNKYGVNYKGPRIRGNPSKEQMLCAFRGASFRSLRDGDEPFTSQGVAKHFPSTGLLEGRYFNTCAVVTNAGAIKGAQLGNFIATTIFAQCGVSEGVSAQQWTRLAYALGLKRQAPVRPMNIDSHDAVIRFNHAPTEGFQHDVGSRTTLRIVNSQVVTKPMFDFWGSPLYSGTALLVWDPSNYNASLEEWYTAPDFDFFPVYFRRRLMLPQEDMHLLHPASLWRVWDVIQRHTNTHVLPNPPSSGFLGIVLMLAHCETVSVVEFVPSLRQTEKCHYWDAFNNPMCTFGGWHPLATEKLLAFALNEATDEETFGKGYIRIPGFRSLTCSSQDPPR; from the exons ATGCGGGTGGTGAGCCTGGGCGTGTGGGTGTTCGTCAACCTGGTGTTCCTGGGGATGAGCGCCTACCTCTACCTGCTGTGGGTGCAGTATTGGCGCTACGTCGACGCCAATACTTTCCAGCCCCTCGTCACCAACTACACCTCCGCCACGGCTCTACATAACA AAGTACGAGAAATCGAGGTCCGAGCTGGGAAACCGAGATTCTACTCCCGGCGCCAGGAGGCgggaccgccgccaccgccgccgccctCGCCCCCACGCTCGCCCACCCACgcccccaacatcaccaccaccacgcccatgaCCAGGGAGCAGCTCCTGAAGGCCATTGATAGGCATAAAATGGATGTCATGGTCCGACTACGTAAAGAACAGATGCGGGAGGGGAATATTCTCATCAAG CATAAGAACAAGTATGGCGTTAACTACAAGGGGCCCAGAATCCGGGGAAACCCATCCAAGGAGCAGATGCTGTGTGCCTTCCGCGGCGCCTCCTTCAGGTCCCTGCGGGATGGGGACGAGCCCTTCACCTCGCAGGGGGTGGCCAAGCACTTCCCCAGCACGGGGCTGCTGGAGGGCCGCTATTTCAACACGTGCGCCGTCGTCACCAACGCCGGCGCCATCAAGGGAGCCCAGCTGGGCAACTTTATAG ccactaccaTCTTCGCACAATGTGGCGTGTCAGAGGGAGTGTCAGCACAGCAGTGGACACGTCTTGCTTATGCACTTGGCCTCAAGCGACAGGCGCCTGTGAGACCTATGAATATAG ACTCTCACGACGCCGTCATTCGCTTCAACCACGCTCCAACTGAGGGCTTCCAGCACGACGTAGGGTCGAGGACAACCTTGAGAATCGTCAACTCTCAGGTGGTGACCAAGCCCATGTTTGACTTCTGGGGTTCCCCGCTGTACTCTGGCACGGCGCTACTGGTCTGGGACCCAAGCAATTATAATGCTTCTCTGGAGGAG TGGTACACGGCTCCGGATTTCGACTTCTTCCCAGTGTACTTCCGTCGAAGGCTCATGCTGCCGCAGGAAGATATGCACCTGCTACACCCGGCCTCCCTCTGGCGGGTGTGGGACGTCATCCAgcgccacaccaacacccatgtCCTCCCCAACCCGCCCTCCTCGGGCTTCCTCG GTATAGTGCTGATGCTGGCCCACTGTGAgacggtgagtgtggtggagttcGTTCCGTCACTCAGACAGACAGAAAAGTGCCACTACTGGGACGCCTTCAACAACCCCATGTGTACCTTTGGTGGCTGGCATCCGCTGGCCACCGAAAAGCTTCTGGCTTTCGCCCTCAATGAGGCCACTGATGAAGAAACTTTCGGCAAAGGCTACATCAGGATACCCGGCTTCAGGTCCCTTACATGTTCCTCTCAAGACCCGCCTAGATAA